The following are from one region of the Juglans regia cultivar Chandler chromosome 10, Walnut 2.0, whole genome shotgun sequence genome:
- the LOC118349648 gene encoding uncharacterized protein LOC118349648: MTVHQYAARFTELSRFATYLIPDEEKKARKFEQGLNEKLYVRVVGFQIRNFSELVNKATIFERTLQRSVALHEQRKRTTPTGYQSGMEQGPWKRRSEGSSSGKRPVPSNQQPYQCRTCNQVHSGECRKGAGSCFRCGKSGHYIRDCPMQNRSNQTFIPPPQRNEVSARGNNQRPTAPARVFALTPGEVEGRNDVITDLEYSWFMDEFACDHRYSSFVF; this comes from the exons ATGACGGTACATCAGTATGCTGCTAGGTTTACTGAGTTATCCCGTTTTGCTACTTAtttgattcccgatgaggaaaagaaggcacgCAAATTTGAGCAAGGACTGAATGAGAAACTGTATGTGCGTGTGGTGGGTTTCCAGATTCGGAACTTCTCAGAGTTGGTGAACAAAGCAACAATTTTTGAAAGAACCCTTCAAAGAAGTGTTGCGTTGCATGAGCAGAGGAAGAGGACTACTCCTACTGGGTACCAGTCTGGCATGGAACAGGGACCATGGAAAAGGAGGAGTGAAGGTAGCAGTTCAGGAAAAAGGCCGGTTCCGAGTAATCAGCAGCCCTACCAGTGTAGGACATGCAACCAAGTGCACTCCGGAGAGTGCAGAAAAGGGGCGGGATCGTGTTTTCGTTGTGGCAAATCAGGACACTACATCAGGGATTGCCCAATGCAAAATAGGAGCAACCAGACGTTCATACCGCCACCTCAGAGGAATGAAGTATCAGCCCGGGGCAACAATCAACGTCCTACTGCGCCTGCTCGAGTCTTTGCACTGACACCTGGAGAGGTTGAGGGTAGGAATGACGTGATCACTG ACCTTGAATATTCTTGGTTCATGGATGAGTTTGCATGTGATCACAGGTactcttcctttgttttctaa